The Streptomyces sp. NL15-2K genome contains a region encoding:
- a CDS encoding ATP-binding protein: MEIEDALKDLFDDVPASRALVDWARNGGHGGTVRPVRPPWRPSGASASGALLTAVLVIPGPGVVVVKVSASGQRDEGQTHARAERTAPARVARLHWTWPVEGGRMLTFQSPAGGSLHDVHTMAGLGADVLPGACGYLTKWLLTEWNNGLGGGEAVPLTVTELLRDEIGALVSSGGSALAYGSRIEGLEAHTPWIRVDDLDLPNPLAMATGGAGLPDPELYVVRGRAHGDLHLHNVMVPHREGSARYEEFQLIDLATFSEDAPLSRDVAMLLLSALAPEVRTQSAREGDALLRYLVCPREDLLDRIVPATSRLVRAVLKTCAEAADGGLYDVWAPQFLLSLLATGLRFSTYENVGDAGRWWYFRLAAHAGGELLRRYADGPRPTGVPVAAPAGPQPAPGAPEPQDRRCARTAPAPGRVPAGRAAPDQPEELRRLEAYSRTAVVAAGHQGASGADARPLDLTALAVPRELEWSLLDVLDKGRSACVTGAPGTGKTTLLWRLHRELAASPAGPRPYFLRAGDLWNTVPGAGLTLETVRAACRSLPGPAVFLFDTADLLVSDTAGLVLLQELLTTAAEHSVRVLMTCREQEARVLHPYLKDFALERRTLGPYSPREQEAAIRSHARYFYEGEPEVSVDEVCRTVAKAAVRGLPMREVCRAPLTLRMLFETFAPKPPMVEEIDATTLYDLYWTHRVGRDQRAGDVPLAGAVRPPDLSEAGEEMAQLMLEEGRVDLSATEVSTGLRSRSRNPGLADDLQGLVARGVVERQGAGAAERYSYFHQTLFEYAAGRRLSRTAAPDGTSHLGLLIDWLKEHPDDQFRLAVAEQALVQAGRAGGRAAQACTALLTRLLDETWDGSPDLHGLRAMQMRVYARLPAPDAELRRRFTPVVAALPPVLAKIYLEALPTTCHRDRGRIVEELLGMWRGGHTELRQPLLFALSWFAESLPESVISVIDRTCPSSVSGKGACRGTRCAPGQCLWAWLLTLHNSEIYKFLPVLEALAPKYPDWVWPRLRTLMTDPHRDLLPMARCLRLAARRQDWPERPYPAVRPVVRHRWGRGRPRNKVGVELQAALGRLMASSWLSRGRPPSPAAVLTSAVRRPEEFLSYPQVRAVGELALQASADEVRQLLAVVEGVAGRESMTLLTDSLLLPLLTAAQGAGDTIGGDLASSRVLGPEPAATATVRSWLAQNLRALDRPATADSAHLLAAHTWSRDLDVATTARLVAEAWPQDATDRTDQDTEERLRRIWLTDPSTVTLLVAAAAAGHPQARRALRLWRADRAKKGDVKGLARGTGVAETDQRVARCLQRLVPEHPELLDELLAGGTIDPRLDPGWLNEALRRPGADVDRRLTAALHRHAHTLERLCDVTWTRDYGAQNAQKAFHLRGRLVVRGVLRPPSAARLDEILAGGGHPHHLRAALLLVETVVDHSPNGSLDTPEWRQVEGTLRGFTRAEYAQGRTGPGRQWHEEVQAVARRCLTGLVCRHHALDTPERVAQARSSAMRHLATATQVDDVTVLGRFLERLVEAAPQDAVDLVNAAAGRLRTLSTGKVTSLSQRWYSPISRLVERATPDQWKQLIEGSWEGPEELLRVLIRTSIRKRTDEPAAYLLAIADSSPWPDTVRETVRVGTLLRTEGSRRRWLPPLDVTHAR, translated from the coding sequence GTGGAGATCGAGGACGCCCTCAAGGATCTGTTCGACGACGTGCCGGCCTCTCGCGCCCTGGTGGACTGGGCTCGCAACGGAGGACACGGCGGCACGGTCAGGCCTGTCCGGCCCCCGTGGCGGCCGTCCGGGGCGAGCGCCAGCGGAGCCCTGCTGACCGCCGTCCTGGTCATCCCCGGTCCGGGCGTCGTGGTGGTCAAGGTGTCCGCCTCCGGCCAGCGGGACGAGGGGCAGACCCACGCCCGGGCCGAGCGGACGGCGCCCGCCCGCGTGGCTCGGCTGCACTGGACGTGGCCGGTGGAGGGCGGCCGCATGCTGACGTTCCAGTCCCCCGCGGGCGGCAGCCTGCACGACGTGCACACGATGGCGGGCCTTGGGGCGGACGTACTGCCGGGCGCCTGCGGGTATCTCACGAAGTGGCTGCTGACGGAGTGGAACAACGGCCTGGGCGGCGGCGAGGCCGTCCCGCTGACCGTCACGGAGCTGCTGCGCGACGAAATCGGCGCGCTCGTCTCCTCAGGCGGCTCGGCACTCGCGTACGGCTCGCGGATCGAGGGGCTGGAGGCGCACACGCCGTGGATCCGCGTCGACGACCTGGACCTGCCGAATCCCCTGGCGATGGCCACGGGCGGCGCCGGGCTGCCCGACCCGGAGCTCTACGTCGTACGGGGGCGGGCGCACGGCGACCTCCACCTGCACAACGTCATGGTGCCGCATCGGGAAGGCAGCGCTCGGTACGAGGAGTTCCAGCTCATCGACCTGGCGACGTTCTCGGAGGACGCCCCGCTCTCCCGGGACGTGGCGATGCTGCTCCTGTCCGCCCTGGCCCCGGAGGTCCGGACCCAGTCGGCGAGGGAGGGCGATGCCCTGCTGCGCTATCTGGTGTGTCCCCGCGAGGACCTCCTGGACCGGATCGTGCCGGCGACGAGCCGCCTGGTGCGGGCGGTGCTGAAGACCTGCGCCGAAGCCGCCGACGGCGGCTTGTACGACGTATGGGCCCCGCAGTTCCTGCTCTCCCTGCTGGCCACCGGGCTGCGGTTCAGCACGTACGAGAACGTGGGAGACGCCGGACGGTGGTGGTACTTCCGGCTGGCGGCGCACGCCGGCGGCGAACTGCTGAGACGGTACGCGGACGGTCCGCGCCCCACCGGAGTACCGGTCGCGGCGCCGGCCGGCCCACAGCCGGCACCCGGCGCACCCGAGCCGCAGGACCGGCGCTGCGCGCGAACCGCCCCGGCACCGGGCCGCGTCCCTGCCGGCCGTGCCGCCCCGGACCAGCCCGAGGAACTCCGCCGGCTCGAGGCCTACAGCCGTACCGCCGTCGTCGCCGCCGGGCACCAGGGTGCTTCCGGCGCCGACGCGCGGCCCCTGGACCTGACCGCGCTCGCCGTCCCCAGGGAACTGGAATGGTCGCTCCTCGATGTGCTGGACAAGGGCCGTTCGGCGTGCGTGACCGGTGCGCCGGGCACCGGAAAGACGACGCTGCTGTGGCGGCTCCACCGCGAGCTCGCCGCGTCCCCCGCAGGGCCGCGGCCCTACTTCCTGAGGGCCGGCGACCTGTGGAACACCGTGCCCGGCGCCGGACTCACCCTGGAGACCGTGCGCGCGGCGTGCCGTTCCCTGCCGGGCCCGGCCGTCTTCCTCTTCGACACCGCCGACCTGCTGGTCTCCGACACCGCCGGCCTGGTCCTGCTGCAGGAACTGCTCACCACCGCCGCTGAGCACTCCGTGCGGGTCCTGATGACCTGCCGGGAGCAGGAGGCGCGCGTCCTCCACCCGTACCTGAAGGACTTCGCTCTGGAGCGCAGGACACTCGGCCCGTACAGCCCACGCGAACAGGAAGCGGCCATCCGCTCCCACGCCCGGTACTTCTACGAGGGAGAGCCCGAGGTCTCCGTGGACGAGGTGTGCCGTACGGTCGCGAAGGCGGCGGTGCGGGGGCTGCCGATGCGTGAGGTGTGCCGGGCGCCCCTGACGCTGCGCATGCTGTTCGAGACCTTCGCTCCCAAGCCGCCCATGGTGGAGGAGATCGACGCCACGACCCTGTACGACCTGTACTGGACCCACCGCGTCGGCCGGGACCAGCGGGCGGGGGACGTTCCCCTGGCGGGCGCGGTACGCCCGCCCGACCTCTCCGAGGCCGGCGAGGAGATGGCCCAGCTGATGCTGGAGGAAGGACGGGTGGACCTCTCGGCCACGGAGGTGAGCACCGGTCTGCGCAGCCGCTCCCGGAACCCCGGGTTGGCCGACGACCTCCAGGGGCTCGTGGCGCGCGGTGTGGTCGAACGTCAGGGTGCCGGTGCGGCGGAGCGGTACTCCTATTTCCACCAGACCCTGTTCGAGTACGCGGCCGGCCGACGGCTCTCCCGGACGGCCGCCCCCGACGGCACGTCCCACCTCGGCCTGCTGATCGACTGGCTGAAGGAGCACCCCGACGACCAGTTCCGCCTCGCCGTCGCCGAGCAGGCACTCGTCCAGGCCGGCCGGGCAGGCGGCCGGGCCGCCCAGGCGTGCACGGCGCTGCTGACCCGCCTGCTCGACGAGACCTGGGACGGCTCGCCCGACCTGCACGGGCTGCGGGCCATGCAGATGCGCGTCTACGCCCGGCTGCCGGCTCCCGACGCCGAACTGCGCCGGCGCTTCACTCCGGTGGTCGCCGCCCTGCCTCCCGTACTGGCCAAGATCTATCTGGAGGCGCTGCCCACGACCTGTCACCGGGACCGCGGGCGGATCGTCGAAGAGCTGCTCGGTATGTGGCGCGGTGGCCACACCGAGCTGCGACAGCCGCTGCTCTTCGCCCTGAGCTGGTTCGCGGAGAGCCTGCCCGAGAGCGTGATCTCGGTCATCGACCGGACCTGCCCGTCCTCGGTGTCCGGCAAGGGTGCCTGCCGCGGCACCCGCTGCGCTCCTGGGCAATGCCTGTGGGCCTGGCTGCTGACCCTGCACAACTCGGAGATCTACAAGTTCCTGCCCGTGCTGGAGGCGCTCGCGCCGAAGTACCCCGACTGGGTGTGGCCTCGGCTGCGCACGCTGATGACGGATCCCCACCGCGACCTGCTTCCCATGGCCCGCTGTCTGCGGTTGGCGGCCCGGCGGCAGGACTGGCCGGAGCGGCCCTACCCGGCGGTGCGACCGGTCGTCCGCCATCGCTGGGGCCGTGGCCGCCCGCGCAACAAGGTCGGCGTCGAACTCCAGGCGGCCCTGGGCCGGTTGATGGCGAGCAGCTGGCTGAGCCGCGGTCGGCCGCCCTCGCCGGCAGCCGTCCTGACCTCCGCGGTTCGGCGTCCCGAGGAGTTCCTGTCGTACCCACAGGTGCGCGCCGTGGGGGAACTCGCGCTCCAGGCATCCGCAGACGAGGTCCGGCAGTTGCTCGCAGTGGTGGAGGGCGTCGCAGGCCGTGAATCGATGACGCTGCTCACCGACAGTCTGCTGCTGCCGTTGCTGACCGCCGCGCAGGGTGCCGGCGACACGATCGGCGGCGACCTTGCGTCGAGCCGTGTCCTGGGCCCGGAACCGGCCGCCACGGCCACGGTCCGCAGCTGGCTGGCCCAGAACCTGCGGGCGCTCGACCGGCCCGCCACCGCCGACTCCGCGCACCTGCTGGCGGCACACACGTGGAGCCGCGACCTGGATGTGGCCACCACGGCCCGGCTGGTCGCCGAGGCCTGGCCGCAGGACGCCACGGACCGAACGGACCAGGACACAGAGGAGAGGCTGCGCCGGATCTGGCTGACCGACCCGAGTACCGTCACTCTGCTGGTCGCCGCCGCGGCAGCGGGACACCCGCAGGCACGAAGGGCTCTGCGGCTGTGGCGGGCCGACCGGGCGAAGAAGGGCGACGTCAAGGGACTCGCCCGGGGGACGGGCGTGGCGGAGACGGACCAGAGAGTCGCGCGCTGCCTGCAACGGCTGGTGCCCGAACACCCCGAGCTGCTGGACGAGCTGCTCGCCGGGGGAACCATCGACCCCCGGCTGGATCCGGGCTGGCTGAACGAGGCGCTGCGGCGCCCCGGAGCGGACGTCGACCGTCGGCTCACCGCCGCTCTGCACCGCCATGCCCACACGCTGGAACGGCTGTGCGACGTCACCTGGACCCGCGACTACGGCGCGCAGAACGCCCAGAAGGCCTTCCATCTGCGCGGCAGACTCGTCGTCCGGGGTGTCCTCAGGCCGCCGAGCGCCGCCCGGCTCGACGAGATCCTGGCCGGGGGCGGGCACCCGCATCACCTCAGGGCCGCGCTGCTGCTGGTCGAGACCGTCGTCGACCACAGCCCGAACGGCTCGCTCGACACGCCGGAGTGGCGACAAGTGGAGGGCACCCTGCGCGGCTTCACCCGTGCCGAGTACGCGCAGGGCCGTACCGGGCCGGGCAGGCAATGGCACGAGGAGGTGCAGGCGGTGGCCCGCCGATGCCTGACGGGCCTGGTGTGCCGCCACCACGCGCTGGACACGCCGGAGCGGGTCGCCCAGGCACGTTCCAGCGCGATGCGCCACCTGGCGACCGCCACGCAGGTCGACGACGTGACGGTGCTCGGGCGGTTCCTCGAACGCCTCGTCGAAGCCGCGCCCCAGGATGCGGTCGACCTGGTCAACGCGGCTGCCGGGAGACTGCGCACGCTGTCCACGGGCAAGGTGACCTCACTGTCCCAGCGCTGGTACAGCCCGATCTCGCGCCTCGTCGAACGGGCCACGCCCGATCAGTGGAAGCAGCTCATCGAGGGCTCCTGGGAAGGCCCCGAGGAACTGCTGCGCGTGCTGATCCGGACCAGCATCCGCAAGCGCACCGACGAACCGGCCGCGTACCTGCTGGCCATCGCCGACAGCAGCCCGTGGCCCGACACGGTCCGCGAGACGGTACGCGTCGGTACCCTCCTGCGCACCGAGGGCAGCCGCCGGCGCTGGCTGCCGCCCCTGGACGTGACCCACGCTCGCTGA